One genomic segment of Theobroma cacao cultivar B97-61/B2 chromosome 6, Criollo_cocoa_genome_V2, whole genome shotgun sequence includes these proteins:
- the LOC18596014 gene encoding LOW QUALITY PROTEIN: ABC transporter G family member 29 (The sequence of the model RefSeq protein was modified relative to this genomic sequence to represent the inferred CDS: inserted 1 base in 1 codon): MDGTENARTSRSRSGHNNLGSSIRSSLSWTTRRMEDVFARASQLSGNSTPAEEEEEALRWAAIEKLPTYKRLRTSIIKSFAESGDPQGQGHGNRHEFAPREVDVRKLEMDDRQKFINAVFKVAEEDNEKFLKRFRNRVDKVGIQLPTVEVTFEHLNIQTDTNMSSRALPTLTNVAQNIAELALGMVGIRFSKRTRLNILKDVSGIIKPSRMTLLLGPPASGKTTLLLALAGKLDPSLEVSGEVSYNGYKLNEFVPKXTSAYISQNDVHVAEMTVKETLDFSARCQGVGSRYDLLSELARREKHAGIFPEAEVDLFMKATAIEGAESSLATDYILKVLGLDICKDTIVGDEMIRGVSGGQKKRVTTGEMIVGPTKTLLMDEISTGLDSSTTYQIVKCLQQIAHLTDATIFMSLLQPAPETFDLFDDVVLISEGQIVYQGPKKYVVECFESCGFKCPERKGTADFLQEVTSKQDQAQYWADRSKPYRYIPVPEFANRFKKFHVGVQLANELSVPFNKSQGHKAALVFTRYSVPKLELLRACWDKEVLLIKRNSFFYVFKTSQIIIVAFLASTMFLRTRMHHRNEQDGMLYNGALLFSVITNMFNGYPEISLMIARLPVFFKQRDLLLYPAWAFTIPLVLTKIPMAIFETTAWMAVTYYPIGFVPEAERFFKKMLVVFLIHQLAASLFRLIAGVCRTIVVSNTGGMFALMFVVFLGGFTLPRTQIHKWWKWGYWVSPLTYSYNALAVNEFYAPRWMNRLASDNITRLAVAVLESLEVYRNNNWYWIGAGGLLGFIILFNVLFTLALTYPNPPSSPQAVIPEDSADEMESNRETAIRGISSESNSSSTNRNANSTREAAKKGMVLPFTPLAMSFNKVNYHVDMPPEMKVQGVTEDKLQLLREVTGAFRPGVLTALMGVSGAGKTTLMDVLAGRKTGGYIEGDVRISGFPKKQETFARVSGYCEQNDIHSPQITVRESLIYSAFLRLPKEIDTEEKMIFVDQVMELVELDNLKDGLVGLPGITGLSTEQRKRLTIAVELVANPSIIFMDEPTSGLDARAAAIVMRTVRNTVDTGRTVVCTIHQPSIDIFEAFDELLLMKRGGQVIFFGPLGRNSQKIIEYFEAIPGIPKIKETYNPATWMLEVSSVAVEARLGIDFAEHYKSSSLHQQNQALVEELSRPPQGAKDLYFTTQYTLSMWGQFKCCLWKQFKTYWRTPEYNLVRLVFTLVAALIVGSIFWRVGTKMKDATQLTMITGAMYIAVMFFGVTNCQTVQPVVAIERTIFYRETAAGMSSAFPYALAQVIAEIPYVLTQSSYYTLIIFAMINFKWTAKKFFWFLFVHFFTFLYFTFYGMMNVAITPNVHIAAILAAAFYSLFNLFSGFCIPRPRIPGWWVWYYWVCPIAWTIYGLITSQYGEDEHTIKVPGILPDPTVKWYLKHHFGYHYDFMGAVAAVLVGFTVFFAFMFALSIKILNFQIR, encoded by the exons atggatGGTACGGAGAATGCAAGAACTTCAAGGAGTAGGTCAGGCCATAATAACCTGGGCAGTAGCATTAGGAGCAGCTTGAGCTGGACTACTAGGAGAATGGAAGATGTTTTCGCGAGAGCAAGCCAACTGTCTGGAAATAGTACTCCAGCtgaggaagaggaagaagcaCTTAGATGGGCTGCTATAGAGAAGTTGCCAACTTATAAACgtttaagaacaagtatcatCAAGTCTTTTGCGGAGAGTGGTGATCCTCAGGGTCAGGGACATGGCAACCGCCACGAGTTTGCTCCAAGAGAAGTTGACGTGAGAAAGCTTGAAATGGATGACCGGCAGAAGTTCATTAATGCAGTCTTTAAGGTTGCCGAGGAGGACAATGAGAAGTTCTTGAAGAGGTTTAGAAATAGGGTTGATAA GGTTGGTATCCAACTCCCGACTGTGGAAGTTACGTTTGAGCATTTAAACATCCAAACCGATACCAATATGAGTAGCAGAGCTCTTCCAACTCTAACAAATGTGGCTCAAAATATAGCAGAATTAGCTCTTGGTATGGTTGGCATTAGATTCTCCAAGAGAACCAGACTCAATATCCTTAAAGATGTCTCTGGAATTATTAAACCATCCAG GATGACCCTTTTATTGGGCCCACCTGCTTCTGGGAAAACAACTCTCTTACTTGCATTGGCTGGAAAATTGGACCCAAGTTTGGAG GTTAGTGGGGAAGTAAGTTACAATGGGTACAAACTGAATGAATTTGTGCCCA AGACCTCTGCATATATTAGCCAAAATGATGTTCATGTAGCAGAAATGACTGTAAAAGAAACCTTAGATTTCTCAGCAAGATGTCAAGGGGTCGGAAGTCGATATG ACCTTCTGAGCGAACTTGCAAGGAGGGAAAAGCACGCAGGAATTTTCCCTGAAGCCGAAGTAGACCTTTTCATGAAG GCAACTGCAATTGAAGGAGCTGAAAGCAGTCTGGCTACTGACTACATTCTCAAA GTACTGGGGCTTGATATATGCAAGGATACAATTGTTGGAGATGAGATGATTCGAGGAGTATCTGGTGGGCAGAAGAAACGAGTAACAACAG GAGAGATGATCGTTGGACCAACCAAGACATTGTTGATGGATGAGATATCAACCGGCCTAGATAGCTCCACAACATATCAAATTGTCAAGTGCTTGCAACAGATTGCCCATCTGACAGATGCCACTATCTTTATGTCCCTTCTTCAGCCAGCCCCTGAGACTTTTGATCTTTTTGATGATGTAGTACTCATATCAGAAGGTCAAATTGTCTATCAAGGTCCAAAAAAATATGTAGTTGAATGCTTTGAGAGCTGTGGGTTCAAATGTCCCGAGAGGAAGGGAACTGCTGATTTCTTGCAagag GTAACTTCCAAACAGGATCAAGCACAGTATTGGGCAGATAGAAGTAAACCATACCGCTATATTCCTGTTCCTGAATTTGCAAATAGGTTCAAGAAGTTCCATGTTGGGGTGCAGCTGGCAAACGAGCTCTCGGTGCCTTTCAATAAGTCACAAGGCCACAAAGCAGCATTAGTCTTCACAAGATATTCAGTACCAAAACTTGAACTTCTTAGGGCCTGCTGGGATAAAGAAGTGTTATTGATCAAGAGAAACTCATTCTTTTATGTCTTCAAGACAAGTCAGATTATTATCGTAGCGTTCCTTGCATCAACAATGTTTCTGAGGACTAGAATGCATCACAGGAATGAACAAGATGGAATGCTCTACAATGGGGCGCTTCTGTTTTCAGTTATCACCAACATGTTCAATGGTTATCCTGAGATTTCACTCATGATCGCCCGGCTTCCAGTTTTCTTCAAGCAAAGGGACCTCTTACTATATCCAGCTTGGGCATTCACCATTCCATTAGTCCTGACAAAGATACCTATGGCCATTTTTGAGACTACTGCTTGGATGGCCGTGACATATTACCCCATAGGATTTGTACCAGAGGCTGAAAG gtttttcaagaaaatgcTGGTGGTATTTCTGATCCATCAATTGGCCGCTTCACTGTTTAGGCTCATTGCAGGGGTCTGCAGGACCATTGTTGTTTCCAACACCGGTGGAATGTTTGCCCTAATGTTTGTGGTGTTTCTCGGAGGTTTCACCCTTCCTAGAA CTCAAATTCATAAGTGGTGGAAGTGGGGTTACTGGGTTTCACCTTTGACATATAGTTACAATGCCCTTGCTGTAAACGAATTTTATGCTCCCAGGTGGATGAACAGATTG GCTTCTGACAATATTACCAGATTGGCGGTGGCAGTGCTTGAAAGCTTAGAAGTCTATCGTAATAACAATTGGTATTGGATTGGTGCAGGAGGTCTTCTGGGGTTCATTATCCTTTTTAATGTTCTCTTCACCCTGGCACTCACTTACCCAAACC CTCCGTCAAGCCCACAAGCGGTAATTCCTGAAGATTCAGCTGATGAGATGGAAAGTAACAGAGAAACGGCAATCCGAGGAATCAGCAGTGAGTCGAATTCCAGTAGTACAAATAGAAATGCTAATTCAACCCGAGAAGCAGCCAAGAAAGGAATGGTTCTTCCATTCACACCTCTAGCAATGTCATTCAACAAAGTGAATTATCATGTTGACATGCCTCCC GAAATGAAGGTGCAAGGAGTTACAGAGGACAAGCTCCAATTGCTTCGAGAAGTAACAGGTGCATTTAGGCCTGGAGTTTTGACTGCTCTAATGGGAGTTAGTGGAGCTGGAAAGACAACATTGATGGATGTTTTGGCTGGAAGAAAAACTGGTGGATACATTGAAGGTGATGTCAGGATCTCAGGATTCCCCAAGAAACAAGAAACTTTCGCCCGGGTCTCTGGATACTGTGAACAAAATGATATACACTCACCCCAAATCACAGTCAGGGAGTCCTTGATTTATTCAGCTTTCCTTCGACTTCCAAAAGAAATTGATACAGAAGAAAAAATG ATTTTTGTGGATCAAGTGATGGAACTGGTAGAGTTGGACAATCTCAAAGATGGTCTCGTAGGGCTGCCAGGAATTACTGGGTTGTCGACAGAACAGAGAAAACGATTGACAATTGCCGTGGAGCTTGTTGCTAATCCCTCAATTATTTTCATGGATGAACCTACATCTGGTCTTGATGCAAGGGCAGCAGCCATTGTCATGAGGACCGTGAGAAACACTGTGGATACTGGTAGAACTGTCGTCTGTACAATTCATCAGCCTAGCATCGATATATTTGAAGCCTTTGATGAGCTTCTACTGATGAAAAGAGGTGGACAAGTAATCTTCTTTGGACCACTGGGTCGAAATTCTCAAAAGATTATAGAATATTTTGAG GCGATTCCTGGAATTCCCAAAATTAAGGAGACATACAATCCAGCTACCTGGATGCTAGAAGTGAGCTCAGTAGCAGTTGAAGCACGACTTGGAATTGACTTTGCCGAGCATTATAAGTCATCATCTTTGCATCA GCAAAACCAAGCTTTAGTGGAGGAGTTAAGCAGACCACCACAAGGAGCTAAAGACCTCTATTTCACCACTCAATATACTCTGTCTATGTGGGGGCAGTTCAAATGTTGCCTCTGGAAGCAATTCAAAACTTACTGGAGAACTCCTGAATATAACCTTGTTAGATTAGTTTTCACTTTGGTTGCCGCTCTAATAGTTGGATCAATTTTCTGGAGAGTAGGCACAAAAAT GAAGGACGCAACTCAACTTACAATGATAACGGGAGCCATGTATATTGCTGTCATGTTTTTTGGAGTTACTAACTGCCAAACAGTTCAACCGGTTGTAGCCATTGAAAGAACCATATTTTATCGAGAAACAGCAGCCGGAATGTCCTCTGCATTCCCTTATGCCCTTGCACAG GTAATTGCTGAAATACCCTACGTGCTCACCCAATCTTCATATTATACACTTATAATCTTTGCCATGATCAACTTCAAATGGACGGCGAAAAAGTTCTTCTGGTTCTTGTTTGTCCACTTTTTCACCTTCCTTTACTTCACATTCTATGGGATGATGAATGTTGCCATCACACCAAACGTCCACATAGCAGCTATACTAGCAGCAGCTTTCTATTCACTCTTTAACCTTTTCTCTGGCTTCTGCATCCCAAGACCG AGAATCCCTGGGTGGTGGGTATGGTATTATTGGGTTTGCCCAATAGCATGGACAATCTATGGTCTGATTACCTCACAGTACGGGGAGGA